The DNA region CTATTTTTCTCTAATTAGCTCTGCTATTTCTTGTGACGTAAAATAATATTTACTATTGCAAAAATGACAAGAAACCTCTGTTTGAGCGTCAGCTAATAGTTCTTGTAAGTCATCTTTATTCAAAGTCGCTAAGCGTTCACTAATTTTTTCTTTGCTACATTGGCATGCAAATTGCAATTGTGTTTGTTCATAATAATTAACTGCAAGTTCGCCAGCAATTTGGCCTACAATTTCTTGTAAGCTATAGCCTGCTTCTAATAAAGTGGTTATTGGTGGTAATTGGCTGATATTAAACGCAATTTTATCTAAATTTTCTTCTTCTGCCTCTGGCAAAGCTTGTACAAAAAAACCACCCGCATGACTTACAACTCCATCTGGTTGTACTAATACGCCTAAGGCCACACTACTGGGAGTTTGCTCTGATACATATAAGTATTCGGTTATATCTTCAGCAATTTCACCGCTCTTTAAATCACAAACCCCTGTAAATGGTTCTGTATAATCATTAAAGCGCGTTACGGAAATTTGCCCAGAACCTATAGCTTGACCTACAGCTAATTTGCCATTAACTAATTCTAATTCAGCATAAGGATTGTCAACATAGCCTCTTACTACCGCATTACTGGCATCTGCAACCACACTTCCAAGAATTCCATCGCCTTTTATTTTCAGCGTAATGCATTCATTCATTTTCATAGTTGCTGCTAACAGCAGGGCTCCCATCATTGTTCGCCCTAAGGCAGCACTTGCTAAGGGCAAGCATCCATGTTTTTTGCAAGCTTCATCAACTAAGTGACTTGCTGACAAAATATATATTCTAATTCCTCCAGCAATTGTTGCTTTTAATAATACATCTTGCATCTAAATTACCCTCATTAAATTCGCCATTTCTATTGCGGTAATCGCTGCATCAAAGCCTTTATTACCAGCCTTTGTACCTGCTCGTTC from Succinispira mobilis DSM 6222 includes:
- the hslO gene encoding Hsp33 family molecular chaperone HslO, whose translation is MQDVLLKATIAGGIRIYILSASHLVDEACKKHGCLPLASAALGRTMMGALLLAATMKMNECITLKIKGDGILGSVVADASNAVVRGYVDNPYAELELVNGKLAVGQAIGSGQISVTRFNDYTEPFTGVCDLKSGEIAEDITEYLYVSEQTPSSVALGVLVQPDGVVSHAGGFFVQALPEAEEENLDKIAFNISQLPPITTLLEAGYSLQEIVGQIAGELAVNYYEQTQLQFACQCSKEKISERLATLNKDDLQELLADAQTEVSCHFCNSKYYFTSQEIAELIREK